Part of the Desulfolutivibrio sulfoxidireducens genome is shown below.
GAACTTGACGGTTTCACGGATGATCGGCCCCACTGTCAGGGGGCGGACCTCCTCGGTGCCTTTGCGGGCGAAGCTTATGATCTGGCTGACCAGATCGCGGCCCCGGTAGGCCGCTGTGAGCAGGGCCTTGGTCTTGGTTTCCAGTTGCGGATCGTCACCCAGATGGAAGAGTTCGATCATCTCGCCGTTGGCGATGATCACGCCAAGGATGTTGTTGAAGTCGTGGGCGATGCCGCCGGCCAGCGTGCCCAGGGCCTCCATGCGCTGGGCGCGTTCCAACTGCCGCTGCTTGTCGTGCAGGGAGATTTCGGTGCGCTTGCGTTGCAGGGCCTCCTCGAAGGCGAAGAGCACCTCGGTCAAAAGGGCGGCCTCGCCCGGAAGATAGGGCCTGTTCCGGCGGACCACGGCGATGGCCCGGGCCTCTTCGGTCCCGGCCCGATGCAGCGGCACGGCCACGAAATACACGCGCCCCGCGATGCCGGAACAGGTCACCTTTCCGACGCGCAGTTCCTCCATCTGCTCGGGCGTCAACCGCATGCCCCCCAGTTGCTCCCCGGTCCACTGCGCGTCGGTGCTGTTCGGCGAGGCCGTCAACAGGACATCGAGTCGTCCGTCCCCGCCGATGCGCCCCAAAAACGCCTGGTCGCTGCCGGCGATGATCCGGGCTTCGTCCAGGCAGCGGACCATGACCTCGGGCTCGGTGTGGCATTCCAGGGAACCGAGCAGGACGGTGTTGATGGAACTTAAGGCCATGGTGCGTTGGGCCACCTGGCGTTTCAGGCTGCGGTTCCAGACCAGGACCAAGACGATGGCGCCGAAGACCGCGCCGCTTATGACGATGAAGCCTGTCCAGAAGGCGCGGCTGGCCCAGAACGGCCGATATTCCAGGGACAGCCATTCCTCTTCGATGGCCTTGCGTTCGTGGGGCGGGATCAGGGCCAGGCCCTTGCGCAGGATGGAGCCGAGTTCAGGCTGGTCCTGGCGCGAGGCGATGCGCAGGTCGATGGAATAGTTGGTCACGCCGGCGATGCGCAGATTGCTGATGCGGGCATTGGCGATATAGTGCGAGGCCAGGGCCATGTCGCAGATCAGGGCGTCCACGTCGCCCACGGCCAGGGCGCGCAGGCCGCCGATGTAGCCGCCGTCCAGGGGAATGATGGTATATGTGCCCTTGTGGCGGTCCCGGAGATAGGAGGTGAACTGGGGCGAGATGGTCACGCCGATGCGCATGCCGTCGAGCCGGTCCAGAGTGAGGTCCTCGGTATATTCCTTGCGGGTGATGATGGCCGCCGGAACGCTCACGAAGGGCTGGGTGAAGTCGAGGGTGTCGTCCAGGCCGTCGGACATCTCCAACGCGGCCATCACGTCCACCTCGCCCGCTGCGATGGCCTTGAGTGCTTCCTGACGGTTGCGATAGCGTACCGGCACGAACGTGAGGCCGGTTTTTTCGCCGATGAGCCGGATATAATCCGCGCTGAGTCCCTGGTAGGCCCCCTTGGCGCTATAGATTTCATAGGGGGGGTAGGAAATGCCCACGCCGATGCGGACGCCGTCCGGGTGATGCTTCACCCAGCGGTATTCCTCCTCGGTCAGCGGGTCCTGGCTGTTGAACGAACAGGCGGCAACCACCAGCAGCGGAAGAAGGAGGACGATCCGGCGCGCGCGATGTCGCATCAGTTCCTCATAGGGCATTTCGAGCCTCTTGCCAAAGGGCGCTTGTGAGGGCGCGGTTGGAGCGGCCAAAGGACAAAACCGCCCTCTCCCGGACGCGTCATGTCGTGCCCGACCTCGCGTCCCCGGCATTCGAAAAAGACGTCGTCGCGAAAAACGGGCATGGGGGGTCCTTCCGGTCGCGCGTTCCGATCAGGAAATACAAATCCTGTGCCTGCGATGCGCAGCATGTGGAACCTGCTTATTTCATTGTCGAAGTACGTTATGGATCAAGAAGAAGGGGAAAGGCGTTCCACTTTTTTTGGATGAACCCGCCCCGAGAAAACGTTTCGCCACCAGTGGAGCAGCGCCACCTCTCCGGGCTGGAGAAAGAGGGCGGGCCTCGCACATGTATGGCGAAGAGTGCGGTCGAAAACACGCTGTCGCTTGCGCGCGGGAGTGGTCAAGTGCTAGGATTGCCCTTGTTACCATGACGATGGGGGTGGGCCGTTGAAAATGGTCTTGGTGTTTCTGGCCATGGCGCTTGCCGCCCTGGGCGCGCAGCCGTCAAAGGCGAATCCTCCACCGTCGGAAGATATATTGGTTTTGCTTTCCTATGACGTTCGGGACAAGTGGTCGTCCACGGTCCTGGAAGGCCTGGCCGCTGTCTTGGCCGGTTCCCAGGCGCACATGCATGTGGAATGCCTTGACGCCCGTCGCCACCAGGGCGAGGCGTACCTTTCGGACTTTGAGCGGTTTCTCGCCTCGAAATATGCGGCTACCGGTTTCAAGATGGCGATAGTCGTCGACAACGCGGCCTTTGACTTCCTGCTGCGATTCAGGCCCACGTTCAAGCCCGGACTCCCGATCGTGTTCTGCGGGGTCAACAACGTTCAAGCCGGGATGCTGCGCGGCCATGGCGACATCACCGGCGTCAACGAGGCCGTGGATATCGTCGGCACGGTTCGACTCGCGCTCCGGCTTTTTCCCGGGGCATCACGCCTGGCCGTGGTGGCGGGGTCCACCGGCGTGGGGGGCGTCAACCTGGAGAACTTCCGCGCGAGCATCCCGGCCTTTCCCCGAAAGGTCGCCATCCAGGAGTTCGTGGATGTCCAACGGGATGGCCTTGCCCAAACCCTGGCCGACCTGCCGCGCGACAGCATCCTCCTGCGCCTGGACAACCTGCGTGAACCGGACGGGTCGAGCACCCCTTTGGACCAGAGCATCGCCCTCCTCTCGACGTATGCCCCGTGCCCCGTCTTCTCCTTCTGGGACTTCGACATGGGGGGTGGCGCGCTGGGCGGTGTCGCCGTCAGCGGGCTTGCCCAAGGCGAAAAGGCCGGCGAGTTGGCCCTGTCCTTTCTGCGGGGGGCGCCTTTTTCGTCCCTCCAGGTTGTCATGGACAGCCCGAACGTCCCGATGTTCGACTCCACGCAGATGCGTCGTTTCGGAGTGGATGTCGCGGATCTTCCGGAAAGTGCGATCATAGTCAACATGCCGGTGTCATTTTATGCCCGGTACAAGATCTTCATCTGGTCCGGCGCGGCCGTGGTCATGCTCATGGCCGCGTGCATCGTGACCCTGGTCATGACCCTGGTCGCGCGGCGGAAGGCGGAGAAGGAGTTGGGCCAAAGGACCGAGGAGCTTTCAACGGTTCTGGACTGCCTGCCGGCAATGGTCTGGATGTGCCTCGATCCGCAATGCCGCGTCATTACGGGGAATCGTGCCGTCAACGAGCTTCTTGGCGTGCCGGGAAAAACCAACCTCTCGCAGACGGCCGCCAAAGAGGGCAAGGCGGTCCACGTCAGGCATGTCAAGGCGGACGGAACCGAATTCACGCCCGAGGAACTCCCGATGCAGCGCGCGGTGGCCTCGGGAAAGCATGTCCACAGCCAGGAACTCGAATATCGTCTCCACGGAAAAAACGTGTACGTTTCGGGGAGCGCCACGCCGCTCTTTGCGGATGATGGCCGGATAAGAGGCGCCGTGGCGGTCTATTGGGATATCACGGAGCGCAAAAAGACCGAGGAAATGCTGCGGCAGCGGGAAGCTCTTCTCGAGGCGACCCAGGAGCTCACCAAGACCGGCGGCTGGGAATACACCATCCAGGACCAGTCCATGTACTGGACCAGGCAGACCTACCGCATCCACGGATTCGACCCCGGGGACATCCCCGCGGGGGCCGGGACGCACATCGAGCGCAGTCTCGCATGCTACGATCCCAGGGATCGGGAAACCGTTCTGGACCTGTTCCGGCGCTGCCGCGACGACGGCGTACCCTATGACGCGACCTTCCCCTTCACCACGGGCGGCGGTGAGCGCATCTTCATCCGGACCACTGCCCAGGCCGTGCGGGAAGCCGGTCGCGTGATCCGGGTCATCGGCGGCATCATGGACGTCACCGAACGCATCCATGCGGAAGGCGCACTCAGAGATAGCGAGGCCAGGCACCGGACATTGGTCGAGGCCATCCCGGATATCATCCTCCGTTTCGATAAGGATGGACGCCATCTCTATGCCTCTCCCAACGTGAAGGAAATCACCGGGATGGATGCCGAGCGGTTCATCGCGAGGACGCATCGGGAGTTGGGATTTCCGGCGGCGACATGCGATTTCTGGGAAGAGGCCATCCAGGGCGTTTTCGCGCAAGGCAAGGCGTTTGAGTCCGAATTCAGGTTCGACGGCCCACGCGGGGGCATCCTCTTCAACTGGCGGATGATTCCCGAGTTCGACGCCACGGGCAACGTGGGGTCCGTGCTCTCCATCAGCCGGGACATAACCGCCCACCGCAAGGTGGAGCAGGACTATCAGACCCTTTTCAGAGAGATGCTCAACGGCTTTGCCCTTCATGAGATCCTTTGCGACGAACAGGGGGAGCCCGCTGACTATCGCTTTCTTGCGGTGAACCCGTCTTTTGAACGGATGACCGGGCTTCGCGCGGAAAACATCATCGGCCGAACCGTGTTGGAGGTAATGCCCCAGACCGAGTCCTCTTGGATCGCCACGTATGGGCGGGTGGCGCTCACAGGCGTCCCGATTTTTTTCGAGAACTATTCGGCGACGCTTCAAAAACATTTCGAGATCACGGCATACCGGCCCAGACAAAATGAATTCGCCTGCATTTTTTCCGACGTGACGAAACGAAAGCAAGCCGAGCGGGAAGTGATCGAGGCCAAGGAGGCCGCCGAAGCCGCCAACCATGCCAAGTCGGAATTTTTGGCGAACATGAGCCATGAGATCCGCACCCCTCTCAACGGTATAATAGGCATGCTGCAGCTTCTGCGGATAGCCCCACTTGGCGAGGAACAGAGCCAGTATGCCGAGATGGCCATCCAATCCAGCAAGCGTTTGACGCGTCTGCTCTCCGATATTTTGGATATTGCACGGGTTGAGGCGGGAAAGATGCAGCTTCTGGGCGAATCCTTTGATCTTAAAAAAATGCTCCATGGGCTCATTCCCCTGCATGAGCCCGTATCCCTGCAGTCAGGTTTGAAATTTCAGATTTTTCCTCATCCCGCGCTGCCGCAATGGGTCGTGGGGGATGCCGTCCGCGTGCAACAGATTTTGACCAACCTGATCGGCAATGCCTTCAAGTTCACCAGTTCCGGCGGCGTGACCCTTGAGGCGTCTCCCCTCCCGCCGCGCCGTCCTGGCGAGTCCCTGGTGCTCTTTTCGGTCTCGGACTCCGGCTGCGGCATGCCCGACGACATGTTGCACAGATTGTTCGAACCGTTTGTCCAGGCAAGCCAGGGCTACACCCGCCGCTACCAGGGGGCCGGGCTTGGGCTGTCCATCGTGAAACGCCTTGTGGGACTCATGGACGGCTCCCTCTCCGTGGAGACCGAGGTCGGAGTCGGCACGACCATCCACGTCGCGGTCCCGTTCTCATCGGTTGGGACCGCCCC
Proteins encoded:
- a CDS encoding PAS domain S-box protein, with product MLSYDVRDKWSSTVLEGLAAVLAGSQAHMHVECLDARRHQGEAYLSDFERFLASKYAATGFKMAIVVDNAAFDFLLRFRPTFKPGLPIVFCGVNNVQAGMLRGHGDITGVNEAVDIVGTVRLALRLFPGASRLAVVAGSTGVGGVNLENFRASIPAFPRKVAIQEFVDVQRDGLAQTLADLPRDSILLRLDNLREPDGSSTPLDQSIALLSTYAPCPVFSFWDFDMGGGALGGVAVSGLAQGEKAGELALSFLRGAPFSSLQVVMDSPNVPMFDSTQMRRFGVDVADLPESAIIVNMPVSFYARYKIFIWSGAAVVMLMAACIVTLVMTLVARRKAEKELGQRTEELSTVLDCLPAMVWMCLDPQCRVITGNRAVNELLGVPGKTNLSQTAAKEGKAVHVRHVKADGTEFTPEELPMQRAVASGKHVHSQELEYRLHGKNVYVSGSATPLFADDGRIRGAVAVYWDITERKKTEEMLRQREALLEATQELTKTGGWEYTIQDQSMYWTRQTYRIHGFDPGDIPAGAGTHIERSLACYDPRDRETVLDLFRRCRDDGVPYDATFPFTTGGGERIFIRTTAQAVREAGRVIRVIGGIMDVTERIHAEGALRDSEARHRTLVEAIPDIILRFDKDGRHLYASPNVKEITGMDAERFIARTHRELGFPAATCDFWEEAIQGVFAQGKAFESEFRFDGPRGGILFNWRMIPEFDATGNVGSVLSISRDITAHRKVEQDYQTLFREMLNGFALHEILCDEQGEPADYRFLAVNPSFERMTGLRAENIIGRTVLEVMPQTESSWIATYGRVALTGVPIFFENYSATLQKHFEITAYRPRQNEFACIFSDVTKRKQAEREVIEAKEAAEAANHAKSEFLANMSHEIRTPLNGIIGMLQLLRIAPLGEEQSQYAEMAIQSSKRLTRLLSDILDIARVEAGKMQLLGESFDLKKMLHGLIPLHEPVSLQSGLKFQIFPHPALPQWVVGDAVRVQQILTNLIGNAFKFTSSGGVTLEASPLPPRRPGESLVLFSVSDSGCGMPDDMLHRLFEPFVQASQGYTRRYQGAGLGLSIVKRLVGLMDGSLSVETEVGVGTTIHVAVPFSSVGTAPGPIPGQEAVDGPAPGDDRILLAEDDAVTALATKRLLEKSAYQVTVATDGREALRLLSEQDFTLVLMDVQMPVMDGVEATRRIRAGEAGRQKAGIPIISLTAYAMPGEKEKFLEAGMNDHIAKPVEFEQLRCLIDRVTARGKAARDNGEIKALRVQTP
- a CDS encoding ATP-binding protein; this translates as MRHRARRIVLLLPLLVVAACSFNSQDPLTEEEYRWVKHHPDGVRIGVGISYPPYEIYSAKGAYQGLSADYIRLIGEKTGLTFVPVRYRNRQEALKAIAAGEVDVMAALEMSDGLDDTLDFTQPFVSVPAAIITRKEYTEDLTLDRLDGMRIGVTISPQFTSYLRDRHKGTYTIIPLDGGYIGGLRALAVGDVDALICDMALASHYIANARISNLRIAGVTNYSIDLRIASRQDQPELGSILRKGLALIPPHERKAIEEEWLSLEYRPFWASRAFWTGFIVISGAVFGAIVLVLVWNRSLKRQVAQRTMALSSINTVLLGSLECHTEPEVMVRCLDEARIIAGSDQAFLGRIGGDGRLDVLLTASPNSTDAQWTGEQLGGMRLTPEQMEELRVGKVTCSGIAGRVYFVAVPLHRAGTEEARAIAVVRRNRPYLPGEAALLTEVLFAFEEALQRKRTEISLHDKQRQLERAQRMEALGTLAGGIAHDFNNILGVIIANGEMIELFHLGDDPQLETKTKALLTAAYRGRDLVSQIISFARKGTEEVRPLTVGPIIRETVKFLGASLPASISIAADIREPAAAVLANPTQVHQVLMNLCTNAAQAMRGEGGVLRITLSPKEIPPGGDIRPGGYHVLTVSDTGVGIPPELLGRIFDPFFTTKSQGEGTGLGLAVVEGIVKSWGGVVRVHSETGQGSSFQVYLPVSPTPPGTPPSVSVAEGFCPGSGRVLFVDDERELAASCAAFLRRLGYTVETATDGREALALFSQARDRFDIVVTDFSMPGLRGDRLAREMLAMRPDLPIILCTGFSHSFGEADATAMGIRSYLKKPVNLRELAACLNRHIPRHDACHAS